From one Streptomyces spiramyceticus genomic stretch:
- the dapB gene encoding 4-hydroxy-tetrahydrodipicolinate reductase: protein MSKLRVAVLGAKGRIGAEAVRAVEAADDMELVAALSRGDKLEALVEADAQVAVELTTPASVMGNLDFCVRHGIHAVVGTTGWTDERLAQLRSWLDAFPETGVLIAPNFSIGAVLTMKFAQQAAPYFESVEVVELHHPNKADAPSGTATRTAQLIAAARAEAGSAPQPDATTTALDGARGADVDGVPVHAIRLRGLLAHQEVLLGGEGETLTIRHDSLHHSSFMPGILLGARRVVTTPGLTLGLENFLDLN from the coding sequence ATGAGCAAGCTGCGCGTGGCCGTTCTCGGTGCCAAGGGCCGTATCGGTGCCGAGGCCGTACGAGCCGTCGAGGCCGCGGACGACATGGAACTGGTGGCGGCGCTGAGCCGGGGCGACAAGCTGGAAGCCCTGGTGGAAGCCGACGCCCAGGTCGCGGTCGAGCTGACCACCCCCGCTTCGGTGATGGGCAACCTCGACTTCTGCGTACGCCATGGCATCCACGCCGTCGTCGGCACCACCGGCTGGACCGACGAACGCCTCGCGCAGCTGCGCAGCTGGCTCGACGCCTTCCCGGAGACGGGTGTGCTCATCGCGCCCAACTTCTCCATCGGCGCCGTCCTGACCATGAAGTTCGCCCAGCAGGCGGCCCCGTACTTCGAGTCCGTCGAGGTCGTCGAGCTGCACCACCCGAACAAGGCCGACGCCCCGTCCGGCACCGCGACCCGCACCGCCCAGCTCATCGCGGCCGCGCGCGCCGAGGCCGGCAGCGCCCCCCAGCCCGACGCCACCACAACGGCGCTGGACGGCGCCCGCGGCGCGGACGTGGACGGCGTACCCGTACACGCCATCCGCCTCCGCGGCCTCCTCGCCCACCAGGAAGTCCTCCTCGGCGGCGAGGGCGAGACCCTCACCATCCGGCACGACTCCCTTCACCACAGCAGCTTCATGCCGGGCATCCTGCTCGGCGCGCGCCGCGTGGTGACCACTCCCGGCCTCACGCTCGGCCTGGAAAACTTCCTCGACCTGAACTGA